The DNA region AAATTTGTTCATTTGACGGACACTGcgcagttacctagcaaccccagccccgttacctagcaacctaagcaCAGCTCCAGCACTTTTGTTCTACTGGTTTTATActttgtacaatggctgctggaaaatacaagtgttttgttgttgacttgccataCAGAAACCACTTGCTAAATTCTTGTTGGTCGTGCAGGAGGCTCAACTTATGCTTTTCCAAGATGTACAGTTGAATAATTGCAAATCGGTCTCTAGCCATttttcatgtgcgagtgtaaatgttgagttggggggggggggtgcttgcagcagattatttggatttaaagggaCAGGACACCCTAAAATATCTAAAGTAGGCAGACGTGTTCCGACTAAAAATCGTCtaggaatgattttgtgcagaagatgtcatgaacatgttttgtttaggacATAAacttatcctaacctgttcaaggaagcatcaTTTCTCACCTTTAAGCAATGAgggaaagcccagatgatgatgtcatggctttagAAACTTCTGATAGGTTTAgcagatggaaataaattaGATGATTCTACTTAAAACAAGATACGTTTGGTCTGATTTGACCTCAGACTGTGAGAaaggtgtatgtaaacttctggtttcaccCTAGAAAACCATTGATTAGAGATATTAGTATCAAATGTTGCTATAAATCCATATTTTGCTCTCTTTTCTCGTTCTTTGCTGTCATTGTTTGTTGCTTTCAGCTCTGACCTTTAGAGGTCGAACAATCAGTTGTTTAGAAATCAGTCGGCTGATTATTTCCCTTTATCGACTTCAGCAGGTCGAAAACTggaagatctgctgctgtttaaaAGCAGATTAAATGTATTAACTGCACAACATATCTCTAATTTATTGTTACTGTGTTTCTGGGATGTTTTGCAGCAATTATTTATTGCagcattaaaagttttaatacattaaaaagtagtaaagtgttaaagttattaagaaactacatttatttacttttctcttttccacGTTGATATGAAAACCTTTATCCGCGTCAACGCGTGATTTCCTCACATCTTGCAGTTTATAGTCTACAGTTTTCCCTTTGGTAGAAATCCAGCCATGATTACAGAAAGATGATTTGATTCAGACATCAGAACAACCTTGTAGTTTCTTCCAAACTCTGTCGAGTTATGATGGAGGTTATTATTGTTaactaaataatgaaaacttcactaaataaaaacagtaattataGAACTATAAGAACTGTAACTAACTATAACTAACTGGAGCCAAATTGTGTGTtcataaaatactaaaactgTACATAAAacatcctttgtttttgtgtttatgattatatttattagccttttaaCTGATGTGAAATTCAGCTGGTCTGAGTTTTTCAcaaactgctgatctactgggattttcactCACAACCATCTCCAGGGTTAACAGGGAACggagggagaaagagaaaatatccagtgagcCTCAGTTCTGCCatgttgaggtcagaggtcagaggagacTGGCCAGACGGTCAAAAGGTCaagactaaataaaactaaactttaaagaaaaatacaaactattaaAACCCTAATAATGGTCCTTAGACAATCTGTTTCCAGTCTGAGGCCGTTTTGTTGGACTGAATGCGACCCggtgtcagaaccagaaccgtcgGGTTTCACATGTCAGTTCTCATATTCCTGATCTGGGTTTAGTTctctttgttttgaatatttaccTTCTGGTCGATGTTTTCTTGCTTGGTTTTTGGTTTCCAGGCGTGTTTGATGCGTCCGCGGTGCACAGAGTGGCGTTAACATAGATCCATCTCTACAATATTTACATCCCTGCTGGGTTTGGTCCAGCTTGTTGCCACTTATTGTAAatagtttgttgctttttgtgcacaaatgcacattttcaatttttttactCCACTGCACATTCCTTTGGATTGGAGTTTggtattttatagttttttataTCTTAGTTTTGCTCAAACTGTACAGCATGTTATTCttaattctatttttatatagcatattttatattctatatttgtttttgtttacatgtttggattttatgtcGCTTTGCTGCTTTTACACTTGAATTTCCCTtttgtgggacaataaaggatattttaatcaattctattctttgtgtttttttgtgtttatttttatcaatcatatttttctccttttcggTTTCctcttgttgctgttttcttttctttttttcttctgtcttatTGTATTTAGTTACGATTGTTCAAGTTATTTTGTTTCCCAAATTCATCCCaccatctttttgttttttcaacttgTCTTTTAAACAGTTTCATTAATTTAACTGGGTTAAAgaacctcaaaataaaaataaaataaaagaatttagaccatttttcacacattgtaaatttcttgttttgtttcttcataatagtggtttgtttggttttgttaacTTTGCCTCTAGTTTTACAGTGTAACAGGAAGTGGCAGCTTTACTTTTAGAAGTGAGTTTCATTTTCACCTGGCCGCCTCCTTCAGTTCTGTCTTCTGTCCGTTTGTCTTCGCTGCAGGACGATGGACGGCGTGAACGAGGTCGGGGACGTGACGGTTTCCCGCctgcagctggaggaagagACGGAGGATAAATGTCCAGAAAACAAGGTGGAGGaagtgaaatgtttgtttctctcaGCAGAGAGGTCTCACTTTGAcacttttctttgcagtttcgtCTTTGGCATGTTCATCTTGTTATGTGTGCCATGGATCAAATTTAGATTAAAGGTTCAGTGCGTAAGTTTTATATAGAATATgctctttaaatatttgttaaaactgtcaccaaacagataaactgtgaaacattgatctccacctcctccctgagctgctgctgctgaataaatgcacaaaagaaaaaaaatcagagccaggaggcgggtcttagcgctgacAGTCATCCTCATCtatgtgctgctaaatgtgctaatagcagagaaacaaaatactgttacaggaaaactttTTATATGTTGTCATCAGTGGCCAAGTTAAgaagattgtgattgacagcgctaggCTGTTTAGTTGTTGactatccagaaaccacttgctgcattcttgttgtttgtgcaggagactccacttctgcttttcaaagatgtacggttgtataattgcgcatctgtttaacctgtgagtgtaaacattgagttggggggcgcagcagcagcagattatttggattcaAAGTGACAAACACAGGtatcaaactccaggcctcgagggtcCCTGTCCTGCAGtctttagatgagccacaggtacaaacactggaataaaacggcttaattacctcctccttgtgtagatcagttctccagaacctcaatgacctaattattctattcaggtgcagcagaggctcatctacaAGTAGCTggacagcgactggaggactggagtttgacactcctgccctaaaacattaaaatctcattatctaagaatgattttgaaatgtaatgaaCGGGTTTTGTTTAGGCCACAGATCTAGAAGAACAGTGTTTTCTGTCCATTTCACCTCCACTCAGGCCTGATCGTCTCTTCTCTCCCTCCAGAGCGCCGTGCTGTGTGACGCGCTGCACGGCTCCGTCCAGGACAAAGAAAACAGTCCGATGATGCGAGCAGGTGAGACTCCGGCCGGCGGCCATGTTTCTGCCCGATCCTCCGTCCTCCaacaggtgtgtgtctgtgcagcCTTGTGCTCCCAGGTGTGTAAGCTGTACCGGTTTCAGACGGAGGATCACAGGTGGCTGCTGGTCCGGGAGCAGATGTCAGAGACGCCGCTGTCCTTCTCCTTAcccaaacagctgctgagcGCGCTCATCAGGGAGCACACTGACAGGTACACAAAGGGTTAATGACATGAAATAACATCGACGTGCCTCGACCTTGTTAAGTTTCAGTCGGCCGTGTTTGATTTTGTTGCTCAGGGTCGCGGAGGTCAAGGCGCTCGGTGACCTTTCACCTCACTGGGACGGCCTCCGCCACGACGCCGTCACCCACTCCCTCCAGCTGATCGGCTGCTACCAGCAAACGCAGGCGGAGCTGCACTGCCTCTCCAGTGAGATCAGAGTGGCATCAACGATGACTCAGTCCAGCCTTCCTCACCTCAcgctccctcctcttcctcttccagcGGCGTCCTGCTTCAAGGCGAGCAGCAGCAAATCGGACCGACACCTGCAGTTCATCCCCACCAACCTGCACAGCCAGAGGATGGAGGTGACCGGCCCCGGCAGCTCAGGTAAATCACAGCGCCCCCTACAGgtgttttcctctcttcctgtttcctccaggtgttttcctctcttcctgtttcctccagatgttttcctctcttcctgtttcctccagatgttttcctctcttcctgtttcctccaggtgttttcttctcttccagGTGTTTGGTACGAGGTCATCACGTTCGGAGCGCCGGCCGATCACCACCAGGCCTTCAAACATGGAGGACTGAAGCGGCTGCTCATCAAGCACACAGACCACACACACAGGTGACCCTTGACCTCAGATTCAAAGCTAAAAATACTCAgtaaggttttatgtttttgcagtgttggaGGCTCCATCAGTGTAAATATCACAGCAGCTGCtttagtttaaaagaaaatgatgatgaaacataataattatgataatttggatttttttgcaaactttttagaaatatcctaaatataattataatttctgaatattgattaaaagattaaagtttAGTTCCACTGactgaagtgaaataatctgaacgttttcatcaatttgaccaatattttacttaaaacaagctgctatttcttgctgaaatgttacttatCTGTTAGTTGTCTAAATTTAAATGTGCTACTATATTTTCAAtagaaatactttgtaaaatgtagatttttaacAGCTCAAGTATTTTGATACCAACATGATAGAGAAATcttaaagaaaagcagaattatttttgtgttaccTCAGTTCAGTTTGTGTTAGAGTTGTTTCTCGCCGTTCCTTCGCCTTTAGCTCGGCGCCGTTTTCCCGTGACGAGTCGTGCAGAGCGAAGCGGCTGCTGGCCGCCGCGGCCCAGCTGCAGCCTCTGGTCTTCGGCCTGGCGGAGCAGCTGCTCTCCGTCTCCATGGAGGCCGACCCGAACCGCCTGCAGGACGTCCTGGACGACCTCAGGGAGCAGgtgagagaaacacacacacagctaacAGGAAGGCAGATGAATCTGACTCGCTGCCTCCCTCCCTGCAGACGTCGCTGTTCATTCAGGCGCTGAACGACGATCTGGTGAAAGTCGCCCTGCAGGACATGAACAGCCGGGCCGGCAGCGGCAGCAGCCACCTGCACGGCAACGGGTTGCTATGTGAGGTATCCCCCGGCGACCAGGAGGGGGCGCCGCAGGACGACACGCAGAACAGAGAGGAGGAGTGGGCAAGTTGGAAAGGGTGGGACAGGGTTGCCAGGTCTGACAGTTtccagcaaaaacacaacataaaacaaagcatCCAAATGAATGTAATGAAACTAATATAAGACTAGATAGAGTCATGTATGAACGAATGAAGGAACtaacaataaaagaaatgaacaaacgACTGAAGGAACGATAAaaggaacaaacaaaagaagaaagaataaaagGAATGAATAATGtagcattttattaaagtttggtGCTTTTTTGAAAGAATTTTCCTCTGAACACTTTTGAAAAACCGGCCAAATTTTATGAAAAGCATCTCAAATTTTGATCAGCCTGTCgaaatcaggtttttttttttccagcccgAAGTTCAAAAGCAGCGGAAACGTTCCCAACCTGGCAACCCGGTGTGTGGCCGTTTCTGCGGCCATCGGTTGGGTAAACGTGTTTGTTTGTGTAGGACAGAACGTGGGTGAACGTCGGTAAGAGTCTGGACTGCATCACGGCCATGGTGGAGCGGCTGCAGGAGCGACAGCGCCACCTGCAGGAGCAACCGTCGCCGGAGCAACAGGAGTCAAGTGGGGAGACAAAGTCCCAACACACAGGTGGGACAGAAAGAGACAAATGTCCCAGTTTGTCCTACAGTAATTTTAGCTCAATAAGTTCTTTCATTTCTCATATTGcttgacaaaataaaagcaagatttaaaaaacataaaatacctTAATCAGGAAAAATGAGTCGTTTTTGGGGCCATTTATggtgattgtttttgtaaatcataatttctatcagtttagttattttttaagcagttgAAATCTATTTAAGCTAATTTAGAAccaaaatttttaattattttcatttatttggaattattttgataacttttctACCTACCATTAATTTAAAGAGATGAAGAAAACAATGCGGGGCATAgtggagacatttttatttttgtttgttagatGTCCAGTGTGAcgttattatattatttatttttttgttttgtttatttgattcttttacagcttaaaataacaattttgaatgaaaaatcttgtgtggtcttcaccttctgCCAAAAGTTAATTcactataaaataaacaactatcTTTGtataaagataataataaagaaataacttaAGTTTACATGTGAaattatcagtttttattttgtttatatttttgataaaagtgAACTTTATGTactaaattaaagataaaatgttcagaggaagtttctctcctctcttcctgcagcctctccttcctccttctcctcctcctcctcctggcaGGAGCAGCTGCTCCCCCTGGTGGTGACGCTTAGAGACTGCGTGCGGGAGGCGGTAACCACGGCCCGAGCTGCCATGACCTTTGTTGTCCTGCAGGGGGCGGTGGCTGCGACTGTCGCTCGGGGTCCAACGCAGATCGTCCAGCGGCGCCACGCTGTCTTCAGCCAGGGGGTGAGAAAGAAACTCAGGCCCTGTCCGCCATTTTATCCTGAAGACATTTAGTCATTTTGGTGTCTTTGGAGatcagaaagtttttaaaccaacttacagtttaaaaacgttggttttatgtttccatggtgacaTATTTTAAACGATGACATCGCAGCTCcatgtttctctctgtccttcATGCGCCTCACTCTCATAAATAACAAACATGGCGCCGTTTGGTGTTCATTGTGTCGTTCTCTGGCTGTGTTACAGCGCCACCGACTGGCCCGGCAGACCAACTGCAGCCTTTCAGTCTGTGGTTCTGCAtctgttgaacattttttcttaatctgaGATCGTCTCTGTGTGTACAGGGCCTCTGTTTCCTTAaaatactttctttattttatttagtatttttgtttaaataaaacattgtagaTAATCTACAAATATATatagaaaagcagcaaaaggtgATTTTACAATAGCATCAGAATCAggcacattttatgtttttaaatagcTTTCATATTGGATTAGGGTCAGATTTATCATCATGGTTTCTTCAGGTTCTTGTTCCATAtggataaaaatgtaacttcctgttttattgtAAGGTTTGTCTCTGTTTGTCTCCCAGCTCTCAGCGATTGTTTGTGGGTTTATGCTGAAACTGTTTGGAGGTTTGGAGGATCcagagtttctgcagcagcttctctcCGTGGGGATCCTGGCCCAGTTTGAAGGCCTGCTCAGCACCTACGGTACGACGACGACCCCAAACAATCAGCTGAAcgtttttatttaacaggatttaaaaaataatctgagcGTCTTTGAGAAAAACTGGGGCAGCAACAAATAATTCTGaacattcagaaaatatttctctctcttgTTTGTTCTTCTGTGCTTGAAAaccttgaaaatatttgaatttcattcagttttggtttagtttctagtgcaaatatcttactacatttagaataagacaaaactataagtaacttttcagcaatctatatgagcttgtttaataaataattccttaaaattaaagaaaaagttctatttctattggcagattatttcacttataaagaaataatctgttatttttaatcaatattaaggaattattgacttaaaacaagctcttatttcttgctgaaaagttacttataatttagtttgtcttattttaagtgtattattttcctttaaactagaaactagactaaaattacttggtaggatttttgtgtttttgcagtgtgttgcTGGTAAATTTGGGAAACTTGATGCTGTAATCTGAGTGTGTGAATCGTTTGTGTCTCCAGGTGAGGAGTTGGGGATGCTGGAGGACATGGAGGTGGGCGTGGCCGACCTGAGCAGCCTGGCGTTCGCCATCACCGAGGCCCAATCCGAGCGACCCGACGACCTGCAGCCGACGCTCACAGGGGCCTGGTGAGcgctctgacacacacacacacacacacatacacagaacGCGGCCTCATCTCGGGTCATTTCTCCTCCATCCAGGGGCGATTTCGTGGTCGAGGTGCCGCTTCCCTCTGAAAGCTTCAGGTCGCTCCCCGAGGAGCTGAAGGCCGGCCGTTTGATCCGAGTCGAGCCGGTTCTGTTCAACATCGGGATCAACCAGCACCAGAGTCTGGCTGAGAGGTACAAACACAACGACATTAACATCTAGGAGTTAAAATCACCTCGTTTTTTCATCcttcgtgtttttttttattgaatctgcttgttttttgttcagtggGTGGAGAATCCGGACATTTTACTCAAcagtagaaatacttcacaataaaattactcaagtaaaagcaaaaagtgcAGCGTAGGAAAAATACTTATAAAAGTAAATCTTTTCAAAAAcgttactgaagtaaatgtaattgagtaaatgtaactagttactacccatcTTTGATTACAACCAGTACTTGATCATTTTTCAGtgctctacccacctctgtgtaacactaagataaatatcagtgatatttacagTAGTACCTACCGCTAAATTAGCCTAGCTAATGTAGCTTCTATCTGCTAGCTAAGACAGACGTGTATCCTACATGTTTGTTGCTTCATGAACTCACTCTTGCCAGAACCTCATTTTTCACCTGAAGAGTTTGTACGTTCTCTAAAAAGCCGTTTAAATAAATGGATCTCAGTGAAGCTCCTCCATGTTGTACGAATTGGTAATAAACTTTATCGTACTATCAGATCGGAAACATATTCTCCTTCTCCGTCTCATACGGGTCGGTCctgacagcagccattttgttcttGCATCTTTCTCTCGCACATTGATCCACAGTTTCCAcatattttctctgtgttggtctTGGAGCCATGGGGTCGCTAAGCGCTGCGCtcgcctaccaagatggcgcggatcacttcctgttcagacGTGTGGGAACTGTGTATGAAgagttattttctgttgttttcaggtTTGGAGACAGTTCTCTTCAGGAAAGAGTGAATCAGCAGAGCTGTGAGCGTCTCAGAGTTTATTGCAACAAGCTGAGAGAAAAACTTCCTAACATGGGTGAGACCGAGTCGCctggaggtttttgtttttattttcatttctttgtagagcttcaaaataaaatctcggaatttttttaatcccaatttttttcccttaaaaaaagtttgaaatgacagaaatatcttaaaaaaaacatttttctatttcaattATTGTTTATGTGAATTGACCTCATTTCAAAATAGAAGCTGTGAAactcaaacaagatggccgccctttttgcattggtgaaaaaaagtccagattttccaaatattttatcTCTGAAACCAAAAGTTTGGTTAATTGCCCAGccttatttctcttttatcccTAAATAGAAATCAGGTAATATAACAATAATGatgatattaatattttagaggTGAATCGCTGACCGCTCCTGAACTGAAGCAGCTCTTTCTCTCCCTCAGCTGGTATCCAGTCACTATTGGACCTGCTGTCGTCTCTTGATCGCAGTATAGAGGCCAAGAAGAGGAAAAACGTCGAGGTTTTGTGGCTCGCAGCTTCAGTAAGTCGCTCTGCTCTACAGGTTAGGGATCTCAGGAGCTGAAATAAActgagaaataaatgtttataatgttaaaaacagaaaatagatcTCCTTCAGTCCAGAAATATTCTTACCATGTTCAAAAGCTAATTGCTAAaatgaagttgttgtttttgtcaccaTTTCTATGCAGGTTAATCTCATAAAAACACCACGACTCAACTatagtttaatgttttacatttttactcaaaagtaGAGATTTAATCACTTTATAAAACCAGAAATTtaggaaacagacagaaaatcagCTGGTAGATTGTGTGGATGAAATCACAGGGAAACTTTTGggatttagtttttgttgtttgaaagggttaggggttagggttagggttagggttaactTATTTTTCAGAGTCAGTTGAAAGTAGAAGAAATGTTCCTGAGTAACACTGGAGCTGCTGAGCTTGAATATCAGAAAACATCAACATCACCTGCAGAGAAGTGGGAAAAGTGTTGGCACTAATACTGAGCCCTCAGGGACACCATTTGTgaccttttaaaaaacaaaataacattttaaaatttaatcacAAGATTAATTATAAgctaaaataacttattttaaaagttagttttgctttttacttCCTGATGCTgctccagttttgtttacattttgtgaaaaagtaagttgtacttttcaaaggttttcatgtcgtttccttcagtggttcttggtgcagcgcccccacaggtgaggaggggaacaggcttttcaattagtttggctTGTTTGACTTTCAGCAGCTGAAAGTGTAAAAAATGTTCCACCTTTGGTCCCCAGAAACAGCCAAAGAtaattttctccatgttttttgtgtgcagGTGTGTCGTAAAGTAAACGGCGTGCGGCTGACGAGCTGTAAGAGTGCGAAGGATCGCACGGCGATGTCTGTGACGCTGGAGCAGTGTATGATCCTCAGAGagcaacacacactcagccAGCAGCAGTTCAGCTCTGCGCTGGACAACATGAGgaggtgtgcgtgtgtgtgtgggtgtgtgtgtgtgtgtttacactcagctgtcttcttcttctgagggtgcgttcacaccagaACCTGTTGAGCTCAGTGTCTCCAGAGGTTtctgtgtcgtttccttcagtggttcttggtgcagcgcccccacaggccaggaggggaacaggtttttcaattagtttggtttgtttgactcagTTCGGTGCGAAGgcaaaccgcagcagctgaaaatgtaacagatgttggtatttttgtttctaatgaaCCGATTCTACTGgaccaggtgtgaaaacatcctcaGTTTCTGCATCTTCACTTCTCATTTTTTACCTTCATTTccagttctttctttcttttaatttccttccttctctttctgttttttctctcttccactCCCTCTTGCTTCACatgctgccccctgcaggtctCGTCTGTCCTGGGGGCAGATGCTGGGCTGCTATGCCCACTCCGGGTTCTCTGTCTCTGGGTTTGACCCGGCAGAATGTCCCTCCGGCCTCCAGAGCCCCTGGATTCAGATGTGTTTTCACtccagaagacatttttacCCAGTGGCCTTCCTCCTGGTGACCT from Xiphophorus maculatus strain JP 163 A chromosome 14, X_maculatus-5.0-male, whole genome shotgun sequence includes:
- the LOC102230490 gene encoding type II inositol 3,4-bisphosphate 4-phosphatase-like isoform X4; this encodes MPQCRTMDGVNEVGDVTVSRLQLEEETEDKCPENKSAVLCDALHGSVQDKENSPMMRAALCSQVCKLYRFQTEDHRWLLVREQMSETPLSFSLPKQLLSALIREHTDRVAEVKALGDLSPHWDGLRHDAVTHSLQLIGCYQQTQAELHCLSTASCFKASSSKSDRHLQFIPTNLHSQRMEVTGPGSSGVWYEVITFGAPADHHQAFKHGGLKRLLIKHTDHTHSSAPFSRDESCRAKRLLAAAAQLQPLVFGLAEQLLSVSMEADPNRLQDVLDDLREQTSLFIQALNDDLVKVALQDMNSRAGSGSSHLHGNGLLCEVSPGDQEGAPQDDTQNREEEWDRTWVNVGKSLDCITAMVERLQERQRHLQEQPSPEQQESSGETKSQHTASPSSFSSSSSWQEQLLPLVVTLRDCVREAVTTARAAMTFVVLQGAVAATVARGPTQIVQRRHAVFSQGLSAIVCGFMLKLFGGLEDPEFLQQLLSVGILAQFEGLLSTYGEELGMLEDMEVGVADLSSLAFAITEAQSERPDDLQPTLTGAWGDFVVEVPLPSESFRSLPEELKAGRLIRVEPVLFNIGINQHQSLAERFGDSSLQERVNQQSCERLRVYCNKLREKLPNMAGIQSLLDLLSSLDRSIEAKKRKNVEVLWLAASVCRKVNGVRLTSCKSAKDRTAMSVTLEQCMILREQHTLSQQQFSSALDNMRRDGCRTENVQKNIGTRKFAFSSVQLLTFPKLYRPPDGSYG
- the LOC102230490 gene encoding type II inositol 3,4-bisphosphate 4-phosphatase-like isoform X1, translating into MNSLRRGFANLQTLMDSRASRSEQNNNLETPAADRGAPTGPNSSQQLLHVECQVAVAVTTKVKIHVSTVDPYDVRKLCSTQIVKRSEDGEYRASVCCSIDSKLQRHSRMEVRLYREDDLRSHSSRSCLGFTSFSIRDLLRSKEPCCSLKLRTMDGVNEVGDVTVSRLQLEEETEDKCPENKSAVLCDALHGSVQDKENSPMMRAALCSQVCKLYRFQTEDHRWLLVREQMSETPLSFSLPKQLLSALIREHTDRVAEVKALGDLSPHWDGLRHDAVTHSLQLIGCYQQTQAELHCLSTASCFKASSSKSDRHLQFIPTNLHSQRMEVTGPGSSGVWYEVITFGAPADHHQAFKHGGLKRLLIKHTDHTHSSAPFSRDESCRAKRLLAAAAQLQPLVFGLAEQLLSVSMEADPNRLQDVLDDLREQTSLFIQALNDDLVKVALQDMNSRAGSGSSHLHGNGLLCEVSPGDQEGAPQDDTQNREEEWDRTWVNVGKSLDCITAMVERLQERQRHLQEQPSPEQQESSGETKSQHTASPSSFSSSSSWQEQLLPLVVTLRDCVREAVTTARAAMTFVVLQGAVAATVARGPTQIVQRRHAVFSQGLSAIVCGFMLKLFGGLEDPEFLQQLLSVGILAQFEGLLSTYGEELGMLEDMEVGVADLSSLAFAITEAQSERPDDLQPTLTGAWGDFVVEVPLPSESFRSLPEELKAGRLIRVEPVLFNIGINQHQSLAERFGDSSLQERVNQQSCERLRVYCNKLREKLPNMAGIQSLLDLLSSLDRSIEAKKRKNVEVLWLAASVCRKVNGVRLTSCKSAKDRTAMSVTLEQCMILREQHTLSQQQFSSALDNMRRDGCRTENVQKNIGTRKFAFSSVQLLTFPKLYRPPDGSYG
- the LOC102230490 gene encoding type II inositol 3,4-bisphosphate 4-phosphatase-like isoform X2, coding for MNSLRRGFANLQTLMDSRASRSEQNNNLETPAADRGAPTGPNSSQQLLHVECQVAVAVTTKVKIHVSTVDPYDVRKLCSTQIVKRSCLGFTSFSIRDLLRSKEPCCSLKLRTMDGVNEVGDVTVSRLQLEEETEDKCPENKSAVLCDALHGSVQDKENSPMMRAALCSQVCKLYRFQTEDHRWLLVREQMSETPLSFSLPKQLLSALIREHTDRVAEVKALGDLSPHWDGLRHDAVTHSLQLIGCYQQTQAELHCLSTASCFKASSSKSDRHLQFIPTNLHSQRMEVTGPGSSGVWYEVITFGAPADHHQAFKHGGLKRLLIKHTDHTHSSAPFSRDESCRAKRLLAAAAQLQPLVFGLAEQLLSVSMEADPNRLQDVLDDLREQTSLFIQALNDDLVKVALQDMNSRAGSGSSHLHGNGLLCEVSPGDQEGAPQDDTQNREEEWDRTWVNVGKSLDCITAMVERLQERQRHLQEQPSPEQQESSGETKSQHTASPSSFSSSSSWQEQLLPLVVTLRDCVREAVTTARAAMTFVVLQGAVAATVARGPTQIVQRRHAVFSQGLSAIVCGFMLKLFGGLEDPEFLQQLLSVGILAQFEGLLSTYGEELGMLEDMEVGVADLSSLAFAITEAQSERPDDLQPTLTGAWGDFVVEVPLPSESFRSLPEELKAGRLIRVEPVLFNIGINQHQSLAERFGDSSLQERVNQQSCERLRVYCNKLREKLPNMAGIQSLLDLLSSLDRSIEAKKRKNVEVLWLAASVCRKVNGVRLTSCKSAKDRTAMSVTLEQCMILREQHTLSQQQFSSALDNMRRDGCRTENVQKNIGTRKFAFSSVQLLTFPKLYRPPDGSYG
- the LOC102230490 gene encoding type II inositol 3,4-bisphosphate 4-phosphatase-like isoform X3; amino-acid sequence: MQRAMMACADCLRPPRDDSSPAGQRSCLGFTSFSIRDLLRSKEPCCSLKLRTMDGVNEVGDVTVSRLQLEEETEDKCPENKSAVLCDALHGSVQDKENSPMMRAALCSQVCKLYRFQTEDHRWLLVREQMSETPLSFSLPKQLLSALIREHTDRVAEVKALGDLSPHWDGLRHDAVTHSLQLIGCYQQTQAELHCLSTASCFKASSSKSDRHLQFIPTNLHSQRMEVTGPGSSGVWYEVITFGAPADHHQAFKHGGLKRLLIKHTDHTHSSAPFSRDESCRAKRLLAAAAQLQPLVFGLAEQLLSVSMEADPNRLQDVLDDLREQTSLFIQALNDDLVKVALQDMNSRAGSGSSHLHGNGLLCEVSPGDQEGAPQDDTQNREEEWDRTWVNVGKSLDCITAMVERLQERQRHLQEQPSPEQQESSGETKSQHTASPSSFSSSSSWQEQLLPLVVTLRDCVREAVTTARAAMTFVVLQGAVAATVARGPTQIVQRRHAVFSQGLSAIVCGFMLKLFGGLEDPEFLQQLLSVGILAQFEGLLSTYGEELGMLEDMEVGVADLSSLAFAITEAQSERPDDLQPTLTGAWGDFVVEVPLPSESFRSLPEELKAGRLIRVEPVLFNIGINQHQSLAERFGDSSLQERVNQQSCERLRVYCNKLREKLPNMAGIQSLLDLLSSLDRSIEAKKRKNVEVLWLAASVCRKVNGVRLTSCKSAKDRTAMSVTLEQCMILREQHTLSQQQFSSALDNMRRDGCRTENVQKNIGTRKFAFSSVQLLTFPKLYRPPDGSYG